The Plasmodium brasilianum strain Bolivian I chromosome 14, whole genome shotgun sequence genome contains a region encoding:
- a CDS encoding DNA/RNA-binding protein Alba 1 — MKKDREPIDEDEMRITSTGRMTNYVNYGAKILGEEDKKSLKIKATGNAIGKAVTLAEIIKRRFKGLHQITRCGSTVITDQYVSGQDNNEHVVQEKTVSFIDILLSREQLDVKDAGYQPPLDEKYVKEMTTEEIVNSRPFRGRGFRPRFFRGFRGGRGGGGGFMRRGGYRPFGDRMYDGRSGFRGVRGYGGAFGRGGFRSGGMPMGGRGGYRGGRDGGYRGRGGFRGVFRGGRGGFRG, encoded by the coding sequence ATGAAGAAAGATAGAGAACCAATAGACGAAGATGAGATGAGAATTACATCAACGGGTAGGATGacaaattatgtaaattatggtgcaaaaatattaggagaagaagataaaaagagtttaaaaataaaagctaCAGGTAATGCAATAGGAAAAGCAGTTACCTTAgcagaaataataaaaagaaggtTTAAAGGTTTACATCAAATTACCAGATGTGGAAGTACCGTAATAACAGATCAGTATGTAAGTGGACAAGATAACAATGAACATGTTGTTCAGGAAAAAACAGTATcttttattgatatattattatcaagAGAACAATTAGATGTAAAAGATGCTGGGTATCAACCACCTTTAGATGAGAAATATGTAAAAGAAATGACAACAGAAGAGATAGTAAATAGTAGACCATTTAGGGGTAGAGGATTTAGACCAAGATTCTTTCGAGGTTTTAGAGGAGGTAGAGGAGGAGGGGGTGGTTTTATGAGAAGAGGTGGGTACAGACCATTTGGTGATAGGATGTATGATGGTAGAAGTGGTTTTAGAGGAGTCAGAGGATACGGTGGTGCTTTTGGTAGAGGAGGTTTTAGATCAGGAGGTATGCCCATGGGTGGCAGAGGGGGATATAGAGGTGGAAGAGATGGTGGTTATAGAGGAAGAGGTGGATTCAGAGGTGTATTTAGAGGTGGCAGAGGTGGGTTCAGAGGATGA